One stretch of Mycolicibacterium fallax DNA includes these proteins:
- a CDS encoding DUF3817 domain-containing protein produces the protein MSAPKTEPTGAAPVEKIRQALNLYRVLAWTTGVWLIALCYEMYVKYIMHVDNPPNWIGVVHGWVYFAYLLATASLAVKVRWPIGKTIGVLLAGTIPLVGIVVEHFQTQEIKERFAV, from the coding sequence ATGAGTGCCCCGAAAACCGAACCCACCGGCGCCGCGCCCGTCGAAAAGATCCGCCAGGCGCTGAACCTGTATCGGGTGCTGGCCTGGACGACGGGTGTTTGGCTGATCGCGCTCTGCTACGAGATGTACGTCAAATACATCATGCACGTGGACAACCCGCCGAACTGGATCGGCGTCGTGCACGGTTGGGTGTACTTCGCCTACCTGCTGGCCACCGCCAGCCTGGCGGTCAAGGTCCGCTGGCCCATCGGCAAGACCATCGGCGTGCTGCTGGCCGGCACCATCCCGCTGGTCGGCATCGTCGTCGAGCATTTCCAGACCCAGGAAATCAAGGAACGCTTCGCGGTCTGA
- a CDS encoding LLM class F420-dependent oxidoreductase, with protein MRFAFKTSPQNTTWADMLAVWQAADEIDVFESGWTFDHFYPIFSDPTGPCLEGWVTLTALAQATRRLRVGVMVTGVHYRHPAVLANMASALDIISGGRLELGIGAGWNEEESGAYGIELGSIRERFDRFEEACQVLTGLLSQESTTFHGRYYQLTDARNEPKGPQQPHPPICIGGSGEKRTLPLTARYADHWNFVGGTPAEFAHKRDVLAARCADIGRDPAEITLSAHVRMEADLDCAKAVEDALALGAEGLDLAIVYLPTPHNPAVVEQLAQAIRDVG; from the coding sequence GTGCGATTCGCCTTCAAAACCTCCCCGCAGAACACCACCTGGGCCGACATGCTGGCGGTCTGGCAGGCCGCCGACGAGATCGACGTCTTCGAATCCGGCTGGACCTTCGACCACTTCTATCCGATCTTCTCCGATCCGACCGGTCCGTGTCTGGAGGGCTGGGTGACGCTGACCGCGCTCGCCCAGGCCACCCGGCGGCTGCGCGTCGGGGTGATGGTCACCGGCGTCCACTACCGCCATCCCGCGGTGCTGGCGAACATGGCCTCGGCGCTGGACATCATCTCCGGCGGTCGACTGGAGCTGGGCATCGGCGCGGGCTGGAACGAGGAGGAGTCCGGCGCCTACGGCATCGAGCTCGGCAGCATCCGGGAGCGATTCGACCGCTTCGAGGAGGCCTGCCAGGTGCTCACCGGGCTGCTCAGCCAGGAGTCCACTACCTTCCACGGCCGGTACTACCAACTCACCGACGCCCGCAATGAGCCGAAGGGCCCGCAGCAGCCGCACCCCCCGATCTGTATCGGCGGCAGCGGCGAGAAGCGCACCCTGCCGCTGACCGCGCGCTACGCCGACCACTGGAACTTCGTCGGCGGCACCCCGGCGGAGTTCGCGCACAAGCGCGACGTGCTGGCGGCCCGCTGCGCCGACATCGGCCGGGACCCCGCCGAGATCACCCTCAGCGCGCACGTGCGCATGGAGGCGGATCTGGACTGCGCGAAGGCCGTCGAGGACGCGTTGGCGCTCGGCGCCGAGGGCCTGGACCTGGCGATCGTCTACCTGCCGACACCGCACAACCCGGCGGTGGTGGAGCAGCTGGCACAGGCCATCCGCGACGTCGGGTAG
- a CDS encoding NAD(P)/FAD-dependent oxidoreductase has product MVQAIVVGAGMVGLATAWHLQEYGVDVTVIDRGGVAAGSSWGNAGWLTPGKAIPLADPSLWAYGPRALLDPDAALHVPVRVDFGLWAFLARFAAHGTRRSWDTAMAALTPIDRIALACFDEFDAGGVQSWTQPGPFIIAFEKPSEATGFLREIDGANRHGQQVPLSRLADPQAHCPVLSNRVGAAYRLDGQRFLEPGPYLAALGEAVLARGARLLTGGAVVAVDAAARPGVRLADGQQLAADAVVIATGAWLPELARGLGVRTRVQAGRGYSFTVKTDRPVEHPLYLPRQRIACTPYQGRFRIAGTMEFRRPEEPLQPRRIQAIVNQVRPLLTGVDLDDRHDEWVGSRPVTPDGLPLVGATRAPGVYVGGGHGMWGMVLGPATGKMLAKRIVTGQTDPTIAPFDPLR; this is encoded by the coding sequence ATGGTGCAGGCGATCGTGGTGGGCGCGGGGATGGTCGGGTTGGCCACCGCCTGGCATCTGCAGGAATACGGGGTGGATGTCACGGTCATCGACCGCGGCGGGGTTGCCGCCGGATCGTCGTGGGGCAATGCCGGTTGGCTGACCCCCGGCAAGGCGATCCCGCTGGCCGATCCGAGCCTGTGGGCCTACGGACCTCGGGCGCTGCTGGATCCCGACGCCGCGTTGCACGTGCCGGTGCGGGTGGATTTCGGCTTGTGGGCATTTTTGGCCCGGTTCGCCGCGCACGGCACCCGTCGTTCCTGGGACACCGCGATGGCCGCGCTGACCCCGATCGACCGGATCGCCCTGGCCTGTTTTGACGAGTTCGATGCCGGCGGTGTCCAATCCTGGACGCAACCGGGCCCATTCATCATCGCCTTCGAAAAACCCTCGGAGGCAACCGGTTTCTTGCGCGAGATCGACGGCGCCAATCGGCACGGCCAACAGGTGCCGCTGTCCCGACTGGCCGATCCCCAGGCGCACTGCCCGGTGCTGTCGAACCGGGTCGGTGCGGCCTATCGGCTGGACGGGCAACGGTTTCTGGAGCCCGGGCCGTACCTGGCGGCCCTCGGTGAGGCCGTGCTGGCCCGCGGCGCGCGACTGCTGACCGGCGGTGCCGTCGTCGCGGTGGACGCGGCCGCGCGCCCGGGCGTGCGGCTGGCCGACGGGCAGCAGTTGGCCGCCGACGCGGTGGTGATCGCCACCGGTGCGTGGCTGCCGGAGCTGGCCCGCGGACTTGGGGTGCGCACCCGGGTGCAGGCCGGGCGCGGCTATTCCTTCACCGTCAAGACCGACCGGCCGGTCGAGCATCCGCTGTACCTGCCCAGGCAGCGCATCGCCTGCACGCCCTACCAGGGCCGCTTCCGGATCGCCGGCACGATGGAGTTTCGCCGGCCCGAGGAGCCGCTGCAGCCGCGGCGCATCCAGGCCATCGTCAATCAGGTCCGCCCGCTGCTGACGGGGGTGGACCTCGATGACCGGCACGACGAGTGGGTGGGTTCGCGCCCGGTCACTCCCGACGGCTTGCCGCTGGTCGGTGCGACCCGCGCTCCCGGGGTGTACGTCGGTGGCGGCCACGGCATGTGGGGCATGGTGCTGGGCCCGGCCACCGGCAAGATGCTGGCCAAACGGATCGTCACCGGGCAGACCGATCCGACGATCGCGCCGTTTGACCCGCTGCGCTGA
- a CDS encoding HNH endonuclease signature motif containing protein — MFESTVHAPEELRTLGDAALVDAITASARTAAAVQAHHLAAIAELARRRLAGAQHPRWACDDWDSAAAEIGCALTIKHGRALSLMERARTLADELPKVGALFLAGRISAPTAMTIVARTTLITDPDARAEVDAEIAAKVTRWGPLSQLKLETTIDAIIDTVDPDAVRRTQRTRIDRQITIGDPRNDDNDLSTIWGRISAVDAALLDETLTAMAKNVCDDDPRTLAQRRADALGALAAHADRLVCACDNPTCPAKTGTHPAAHVTIHIVTNHIVTNAPVNTVPGPAPAAPGARPTAVIPGRGFVSAETVADLITHGATIRRVATPTAADPERRYRPSARLDEFVRTRDLTCRWPGCERPATKSDIDHSNPWDDGGHTHPSALNDKCRLHHLLRTFWDDWTEVQHPDGRITITSPTGHSYTSAPFSRVLFPGWDTNTGPAPPPGKPRRKRRSGRTLMMPARKQPRANSRARRIAAERARNHAAILAEDPGRFDPPPF; from the coding sequence ATGTTCGAATCGACGGTGCATGCGCCCGAGGAACTGCGCACCCTCGGCGATGCCGCCCTGGTCGACGCCATCACCGCCTCGGCGCGCACCGCGGCCGCGGTGCAGGCCCACCACCTGGCCGCGATCGCCGAGCTGGCCCGCCGCCGACTCGCCGGCGCACAACACCCGCGCTGGGCCTGCGACGACTGGGACAGCGCCGCCGCCGAAATCGGCTGCGCCCTGACCATCAAGCACGGCCGCGCGCTGAGCCTGATGGAACGCGCCCGCACCCTGGCCGACGAGCTGCCCAAGGTCGGCGCACTGTTTCTGGCCGGGCGGATCAGCGCGCCGACGGCGATGACCATCGTCGCGCGCACCACCCTGATCACCGACCCGGACGCCCGAGCCGAGGTGGACGCCGAGATCGCCGCGAAGGTGACCCGCTGGGGACCGCTGTCCCAGCTGAAACTGGAGACCACCATCGACGCGATCATCGACACGGTGGATCCCGACGCGGTGCGCCGGACCCAACGAACCCGCATCGACCGACAGATCACCATCGGCGACCCCCGCAACGACGACAACGACCTGAGCACCATCTGGGGCCGGATCAGCGCCGTCGATGCCGCACTGCTGGACGAAACGCTGACCGCGATGGCCAAGAACGTCTGCGACGACGACCCCCGCACCCTGGCCCAACGCCGCGCCGACGCCCTCGGCGCGCTGGCCGCCCACGCCGATCGGCTGGTCTGCGCCTGCGACAACCCGACCTGCCCGGCCAAGACCGGCACCCACCCCGCCGCGCACGTCACCATCCACATCGTCACCAACCACATCGTCACCAACGCCCCCGTCAACACCGTGCCCGGCCCCGCCCCGGCCGCACCCGGGGCCCGGCCCACCGCGGTGATTCCCGGCCGCGGGTTCGTCTCCGCCGAAACCGTGGCCGACCTGATCACCCACGGCGCGACCATCCGCCGCGTAGCGACACCGACAGCAGCCGATCCCGAACGCCGCTACCGGCCGTCGGCCCGACTCGACGAATTCGTCCGCACCCGCGACCTGACCTGTCGCTGGCCCGGCTGTGAGCGGCCCGCGACCAAATCCGACATCGACCACTCCAACCCCTGGGACGACGGGGGCCACACCCACCCCTCGGCCCTGAACGACAAGTGCCGGCTCCATCACCTGCTGCGGACCTTCTGGGATGACTGGACCGAAGTCCAGCACCCCGACGGCCGCATCACCATCACCAGCCCCACCGGGCACAGCTACACCAGCGCCCCGTTCAGCCGAGTCCTGTTTCCCGGCTGGGACACCAACACCGGCCCGGCCCCACCACCGGGCAAACCCCGACGCAAGCGCCGATCCGGACGCACCCTGATGATGCCCGCCCGAAAACAACCCCGGGCCAACAGCCGCGCCCGACGCATCGCCGCCGAGCGGGCCCGCAACCACGCCGCCATCCTCGCCGAGGACCCCGGCCGCTTCGACCCGCCACCGTTCTGA
- a CDS encoding lysylphosphatidylglycerol synthase transmembrane domain-containing protein, producing the protein MRVDGREIAVSGKLLLPWNRRTNDLIRLALSTIFLATIITSSMITRNDWEALERSISDIVGVLTPTQSNLVYLAYGIAILVLPFGILIGLIAGRQWKLLGAYAAAGAIAVLSLSVSGNGFAAPQWHFDMSDRLHTVLAQFLDDPRWIAMLAAMLTVSGPWLPARWRRWWWTLLLAFVPIHLVVSAIVPARSLLGLSVGWFIGALVVLVVGTPALEVPLEAAIRALHRRGHVVTALSVVRPAGPGALILQATCQQAPATEQAPRTPGPTWRPCCPTPGAALLELYGPNQRAGGLIRQFWRKVRLRSAETAPLHASMQRAVEHRALMSVAIGDLGLANTSTVALAVLDRGWMLHARTAARGRPVTADLPVERIWRALAELHDGQISHGDLRIGELTVEFGASTDEASTVLFGGFGKAEFGATDVGLQADIAQLLVTTTAVYGAEPTVAAAIEVFGRDKVLQASRRLTKAAMPTRIRASVPDAGALLSAARDEVKKQTGAVQIQTETITRFTRSQVIQLVLLVALVYVAYPFISTMPTFFSELRTANWWWALLGLGVSALTYVGAALSLWACADRLVSFRNLTIMQVANTFAATTTPAGVGGLALSTRFLQKGGLGAVRATTTVALQQSVQIITHLSLLLVFSVAAGTRADLSHFVPSATVLYLIGGAALGAVGTFMFVPKLRRWLGTELRPKLKEVLVDLGELAREPKRLGLIVLGCAATTLGAALALWASVEAFGGDTSFVTVTVVTMVGGTLASAAPTPGGVGAVEAALIGGLAAFGVAMGIAVPAVLLYRILTCWLPVFIGWPVMRWLTRNDMI; encoded by the coding sequence ATGCGAGTGGACGGGCGCGAGATCGCCGTTTCCGGGAAGCTCCTGCTGCCGTGGAACCGCCGAACCAACGATCTGATCCGGCTGGCGCTGTCGACCATCTTCCTGGCCACCATCATCACCAGTTCGATGATCACCCGCAATGACTGGGAAGCGCTGGAGCGCTCCATCTCCGACATCGTCGGGGTGCTCACCCCCACCCAGTCCAACCTGGTGTACCTGGCCTACGGCATCGCGATCCTGGTGTTGCCGTTCGGCATCCTGATCGGGCTGATCGCCGGCCGGCAGTGGAAGCTGCTCGGCGCGTACGCGGCGGCCGGCGCCATCGCGGTGCTGTCACTGTCGGTCAGCGGCAACGGCTTCGCCGCGCCGCAGTGGCACTTCGACATGTCCGACCGGCTGCACACCGTGCTCGCCCAGTTCCTCGACGATCCACGCTGGATCGCCATGCTGGCGGCGATGCTGACGGTGTCCGGCCCCTGGCTGCCGGCCCGCTGGCGGCGCTGGTGGTGGACCCTGCTGCTGGCATTCGTCCCGATCCACCTGGTCGTCTCGGCGATCGTGCCGGCCCGCTCCCTGCTCGGCCTGTCGGTCGGCTGGTTCATCGGCGCACTGGTCGTCCTGGTCGTCGGCACCCCGGCGCTCGAGGTGCCGCTGGAAGCCGCGATCCGTGCGCTGCACCGCCGCGGACACGTCGTCACCGCGCTGTCGGTGGTGCGCCCGGCCGGGCCCGGAGCGCTGATCCTGCAGGCCACCTGTCAGCAGGCACCGGCCACCGAACAGGCCCCGCGCACCCCCGGCCCGACCTGGCGGCCCTGCTGCCCGACGCCCGGCGCCGCCCTGCTGGAGCTCTACGGACCCAATCAGCGCGCCGGCGGCCTGATCCGCCAGTTCTGGCGCAAGGTCCGGCTGCGCAGCGCCGAGACCGCGCCGCTGCACGCGTCCATGCAGCGCGCCGTCGAGCACCGCGCGCTGATGTCGGTGGCGATCGGGGACCTCGGCCTGGCCAACACCTCGACCGTGGCGCTGGCGGTCCTGGACCGCGGCTGGATGCTGCACGCCCGCACCGCCGCCCGGGGCCGACCGGTCACCGCGGACCTTCCGGTGGAGCGGATCTGGCGGGCCCTGGCCGAACTGCACGACGGCCAGATCTCGCACGGCGACCTGCGGATCGGCGAACTCACCGTCGAGTTCGGCGCCAGCACCGACGAGGCCAGCACCGTGCTGTTCGGCGGTTTCGGCAAGGCCGAGTTCGGGGCCACCGATGTCGGCCTGCAGGCCGACATCGCGCAGCTGCTGGTCACCACGACCGCCGTCTACGGCGCGGAACCGACGGTCGCCGCCGCGATCGAGGTCTTCGGCCGCGATAAGGTTCTGCAGGCCTCCCGGAGGCTGACCAAGGCCGCCATGCCGACCCGGATCCGGGCCTCGGTGCCCGACGCGGGCGCCCTGCTCAGCGCGGCGCGCGATGAGGTCAAAAAGCAGACCGGCGCCGTCCAGATCCAGACCGAGACCATCACCCGGTTCACCCGCTCCCAGGTCATTCAACTGGTGCTGCTGGTGGCGCTGGTTTACGTGGCGTACCCGTTCATCAGCACCATGCCGACGTTCTTCTCCGAGTTGCGCACCGCCAACTGGTGGTGGGCGCTGCTGGGCCTGGGCGTCTCGGCGCTGACCTATGTCGGCGCGGCGCTGTCACTGTGGGCCTGCGCCGACCGGCTGGTCAGCTTCCGCAACCTGACGATCATGCAGGTCGCCAACACCTTCGCCGCGACCACCACCCCGGCCGGCGTCGGCGGCCTGGCCCTGAGCACCCGGTTCCTGCAGAAGGGCGGCCTGGGTGCGGTGCGGGCGACCACCACCGTCGCACTGCAGCAGAGCGTCCAGATCATCACCCACCTGAGCCTGCTGCTGGTGTTCAGCGTGGCGGCCGGCACCCGAGCCGACCTGTCGCACTTCGTCCCGTCGGCCACCGTGCTGTACCTGATCGGCGGCGCCGCGCTCGGCGCGGTCGGCACCTTCATGTTTGTGCCCAAGCTGCGCCGCTGGCTGGGCACCGAGCTGCGGCCCAAGCTCAAGGAAGTGCTGGTCGACCTCGGCGAGCTGGCCCGCGAGCCGAAACGTCTCGGCCTGATCGTGCTGGGTTGTGCGGCAACGACGTTGGGGGCCGCGCTGGCGCTGTGGGCCAGCGTGGAGGCCTTCGGTGGCGACACCTCGTTCGTGACGGTCACGGTGGTGACAATGGTCGGCGGCACGCTCGCCTCGGCGGCGCCGACCCCCGGCGGCGTCGGCGCGGTGGAGGCCGCCCTCATCGGTGGTCTGGCCGCCTTCGGGGTTGCGATGGGAATCGCCGTGCCGGCCGTGCTGCTCTACCGGATCCTGACCTGCTGGCTGCCGGTCTTCATCGGCTGGCCGGTGATGCGCTGGCTGACCCGCAACGACATGATCTGA
- a CDS encoding TetR/AcrR family transcriptional regulator: MTVDARPSGTEVAPGTDRDAEIERILTAAVRVMERCSPGPPKVTDIVLEAGTCNKTFYRHFSGKDDLLLAVLRRGTAVVAAQLAAEMAGDPAPEVQVAHWVRGLLAQVADPRLFTLCNATLAQMSATAHDRVNDEDTMAPLRDLLTEPLNRMGRPDPIRDADTVYDATMGTLRRYIGSRRRPPAADVEHLVRFCLGGIGVTAQ; encoded by the coding sequence ATGACGGTAGACGCCCGCCCGTCGGGCACCGAGGTGGCGCCGGGCACCGACCGTGACGCGGAGATCGAACGGATCCTGACCGCCGCGGTGCGGGTGATGGAACGCTGCTCCCCCGGCCCGCCCAAGGTCACCGACATCGTGCTGGAGGCCGGCACCTGCAACAAGACGTTCTATCGGCATTTCAGTGGCAAGGACGACCTGCTGCTGGCGGTGCTGCGCCGTGGCACCGCGGTGGTGGCCGCGCAGCTGGCCGCCGAGATGGCCGGCGACCCCGCCCCCGAGGTCCAGGTCGCCCACTGGGTGCGCGGCCTGTTGGCCCAGGTCGCCGACCCCCGGCTGTTCACCCTGTGCAATGCCACGCTGGCCCAGATGTCGGCGACCGCGCACGACCGGGTCAATGACGAAGACACCATGGCCCCACTGCGCGACCTGCTCACCGAGCCGCTGAACCGGATGGGCCGGCCGGACCCGATCCGCGACGCCGACACCGTCTACGACGCCACCATGGGCACCCTGCGCCGGTACATCGGATCACGCCGACGACCGCCGGCCGCCGACGTCGAGCATCTGGTGCGGTTCTGCCTCGGCGGGATCGGCGTCACCGCCCAGTAG
- a CDS encoding SDR family oxidoreductase, producing MTALQDRTLIISGASRGIGLAIGLSAARQGANVVLLAKTAEPHPKLPGTVYTAAAEIEAAGGRAAAVVGDVRNEADVERAVAVAVDTFGGVDACINNASAIFTAPTDQLSAKQFDLMMDINVRGTFLLTRAAIPHLRKSQNAHVLTLAPPLNMNPYWLGLHPSYTLSKYGMTLLALGWASEYADVPIASNCLWPETYIATAAVTNLASGDDDMVARSRSPQIMGEAAAEILSRPAAQASGNCYIDSAVLAQAGRTDLSPYGGGDDPILDLFLDAGQY from the coding sequence ATGACGGCACTGCAGGACCGCACCCTGATCATCTCCGGCGCCAGCCGCGGCATCGGCCTGGCGATCGGCCTGTCCGCCGCCCGCCAGGGCGCCAACGTGGTGCTGCTGGCCAAGACCGCCGAACCGCACCCGAAGCTGCCCGGCACCGTCTACACCGCGGCCGCCGAGATCGAGGCGGCCGGCGGCCGCGCGGCCGCCGTCGTCGGCGACGTCCGCAACGAGGCGGACGTCGAGCGTGCCGTCGCGGTCGCCGTCGACACCTTCGGCGGGGTCGATGCCTGCATCAACAACGCCAGCGCGATCTTCACCGCGCCCACCGACCAGCTCTCGGCCAAGCAGTTCGACCTGATGATGGACATCAACGTCCGCGGCACCTTCCTGCTGACCCGGGCCGCGATCCCGCACCTGCGCAAGTCCCAGAACGCGCACGTGCTGACGCTGGCCCCGCCGCTGAACATGAACCCGTACTGGCTGGGACTGCACCCGAGCTACACGCTGAGCAAGTACGGCATGACGCTGCTGGCGCTGGGCTGGGCCAGCGAGTACGCCGACGTGCCGATCGCGTCGAACTGCCTGTGGCCGGAGACCTACATCGCCACGGCCGCGGTGACGAACCTGGCCTCCGGCGACGACGACATGGTCGCCCGGTCGCGCAGCCCGCAGATCATGGGTGAGGCCGCCGCGGAGATCCTGTCCCGGCCGGCGGCACAGGCCAGCGGCAACTGCTACATCGACTCGGCGGTGCTGGCCCAGGCCGGCCGCACCGACCTGTCGCCCTACGGCGGCGGCGACGACCCGATCCTGGACCTGTTCCTCGACGCCGGGCAGTACTGA
- a CDS encoding LLM class F420-dependent oxidoreductase, which translates to MRLGVMIGAERGDMNRKVTKLLADIEWAESAGLDTAWMPQVPDDFDCLTMVSLMGGRTSRIELGTAVVPLQAQHPIALARQALSVHAGSGGRLALGVGPSHHWIIEDMLGLPYKRPAGYTRDYLEVLNAAIAGPGPVDVENDTFTVHNPTALGAETKMPVLVAALGPVMLQLAGEFADGTVLWMADERAIGDHIAPKINKAAADAGRPAPRIVAGIPVCLCANSEIDAAKQRANRILAEAETSPNYQRLLDRGDARDVGDLCAAGDEEAILRRFRQFADAGVTDLSVRLLPIGDNRDELIASKYRTREVIGALAAELR; encoded by the coding sequence ATGCGCTTGGGTGTGATGATCGGTGCCGAACGCGGGGACATGAACCGCAAGGTCACCAAGTTGCTCGCCGACATCGAGTGGGCCGAGTCCGCGGGGCTGGACACCGCCTGGATGCCGCAGGTGCCCGACGACTTCGACTGCCTGACCATGGTGTCGCTGATGGGCGGCCGGACCAGCCGCATCGAGCTCGGCACCGCCGTGGTGCCGCTGCAGGCCCAGCACCCGATCGCCCTTGCCCGGCAAGCACTTTCGGTTCATGCCGGGTCCGGCGGTCGGCTCGCGCTTGGGGTCGGGCCGTCGCACCACTGGATCATCGAGGACATGCTCGGGCTGCCGTATAAGCGGCCGGCCGGCTACACCCGCGACTACCTGGAGGTGCTCAACGCGGCCATCGCCGGGCCCGGGCCGGTCGACGTGGAGAACGACACCTTCACCGTGCACAACCCGACCGCGCTGGGCGCCGAGACCAAAATGCCGGTGCTGGTGGCCGCGCTGGGCCCGGTGATGCTGCAGTTGGCCGGCGAGTTCGCCGACGGCACCGTGCTGTGGATGGCCGACGAGCGCGCGATCGGCGACCACATCGCCCCGAAGATCAACAAGGCCGCCGCCGACGCCGGCCGGCCGGCGCCGCGCATCGTGGCCGGCATCCCGGTGTGCCTGTGTGCCAACTCCGAGATCGACGCCGCCAAGCAGCGCGCCAACCGGATCCTGGCCGAGGCCGAGACCTCGCCGAACTACCAGCGGCTGCTCGACCGCGGCGACGCCCGCGACGTCGGGGACCTGTGCGCGGCCGGCGACGAGGAGGCGATCCTGCGCCGGTTCCGGCAGTTCGCCGACGCCGGGGTGACCGACCTGTCGGTGCGGCTGCTGCCGATCGGCGACAACCGCGATGAGCTGATCGCGTCCAAGTACCGCACCCGCGAGGTGATTGGGGCGCTGGCCGCCGAACTACGCTAG
- a CDS encoding CaiB/BaiF CoA transferase family protein gives MTNGSPQAGPLAGIKVIEVGSVLAGPYATLMLADLGAEVTKIEPPAGDISRQVSDSYFASINRGKRSVVLELDTAAGQRRLGELVAESDALLVNMKPSAIHRFGLTYQALRRHNEKIVCVALTGFGLHGGDHPAFDHIVQAATGVAAMTGDPGGPPTLPGYTSVDNSTGLTAALGLLAQIIAGRGGQLDVSMRDVMLSQLNYHAAAYLNDGVHPQRLPNGAHKFYVPAQLFDTAAGYLALFITYDGFWRAFAAEAGLSGFATMAERVANREAVLAAVSAALATDTASNWETRLTARGIPAAAVRTLPEALDRNPDSVITAGPYRLVGCPIRIDGHTPDYRPAPALGANQQS, from the coding sequence GTGACGAACGGTTCCCCGCAGGCCGGTCCGCTGGCCGGCATCAAGGTGATCGAGGTCGGCTCGGTGCTGGCCGGGCCGTACGCCACGCTCATGCTGGCCGATCTGGGCGCCGAGGTCACCAAGATCGAGCCGCCGGCCGGCGACATCTCCCGTCAGGTCTCCGACAGCTACTTCGCCAGCATCAACCGCGGCAAACGATCGGTGGTGTTGGAGCTCGACACCGCGGCGGGGCAGCGCCGGCTCGGCGAGCTGGTCGCCGAATCGGATGCCCTGCTGGTCAATATGAAGCCCTCGGCGATCCACCGGTTCGGGTTGACCTACCAGGCGCTGCGGCGGCACAACGAGAAGATCGTCTGCGTGGCGCTGACCGGTTTCGGGTTGCACGGCGGTGACCATCCGGCGTTCGACCACATCGTGCAGGCCGCCACCGGGGTCGCCGCGATGACCGGCGATCCCGGCGGCCCGCCGACGCTGCCCGGCTACACCTCGGTCGACAACTCCACCGGGCTCACCGCCGCGCTGGGCCTGCTGGCGCAGATCATCGCCGGGCGCGGCGGGCAGCTCGACGTCAGCATGCGCGACGTGATGCTCTCCCAGCTCAACTACCACGCCGCGGCCTACCTCAACGACGGCGTGCACCCGCAGCGGCTGCCCAACGGGGCGCACAAGTTCTACGTGCCGGCCCAGCTCTTCGACACCGCGGCGGGGTACCTCGCGCTGTTCATCACCTACGACGGGTTCTGGCGGGCGTTTGCCGCGGAGGCCGGGCTGTCGGGTTTTGCCACCATGGCCGAACGGGTCGCCAACCGGGAGGCGGTGCTGGCGGCGGTGTCCGCGGCGCTGGCGACCGACACCGCGAGCAATTGGGAGACTCGGCTCACCGCGCGCGGGATTCCGGCGGCCGCGGTGCGCACGCTGCCCGAGGCCCTGGACCGCAACCCGGACAGCGTGATCACCGCCGGGCCGTACCGGCTGGTCGGTTGCCCGATCCGGATCGACGGTCACACCCCGGATTACCGGCCCGCGCCGGCGCTGGGCGCCAATCAGCAGTCGTAG
- a CDS encoding 2Fe-2S iron-sulfur cluster-binding protein translates to MTSPASADTATAGSTAERPEVTVHLDGRHATITAQPGETILESARRAGLTPPFSCEAGNCGTCMAKLSSGTATMRVNDALDDDEVEEGYVLTCQGVPDCSVEVDYDC, encoded by the coding sequence ATGACTTCACCGGCGTCCGCCGACACCGCAACGGCCGGCAGCACCGCGGAGCGGCCGGAGGTGACCGTCCACCTCGATGGTCGGCACGCCACCATCACCGCGCAACCGGGCGAGACCATCCTGGAGTCGGCCCGCCGCGCCGGGCTGACCCCGCCGTTCTCCTGCGAGGCAGGCAACTGCGGCACCTGCATGGCCAAGCTGTCCAGCGGGACGGCGACCATGCGGGTGAACGACGCCCTCGATGACGACGAGGTCGAGGAGGGCTACGTGCTGACCTGCCAGGGCGTTCCGGACTGCTCGGTCGAGGTCGACTACGACTGCTGA